gccatttcatatatatatttttttataaccgTTAGAACCAAAACAATGCCATTTTCTCtacgtataatatatatatatatatatatatataatcacctGGTTCAATGATTCGAACCTGGACCAAATCGGTCGATGTCAGTTTTCACATATTCCTACCATTGACTGACTGATTCTCTGCCGGTTTCAGCCGGTTTTGTACTCCAGCGTCCAGTTCGCATCGTTCATGGCCGGTTTCCTTAGTTCCTATACACCTCTAGCACAAAATGGTGGAGGGAGGGAAATTTGCACCACCCTGTAGAATGTTTGGCCCAGAGGTAACGTGTATTAGCTTCGAACACAAGATCGTCCCTAGCACAATGGTAGAAAGCTCTACTAGGTCGTCATCAATACACACAAAGTTCTGCAAGATCCTTAAAAATAGTGAAGAACAAACGTTtgaaatatctaataataactTTTGATATAAGATAAACGATACTAATATCATTCTCAAAATGTTCACATAAGCATGCTGCTAACTGAAGTGTAAGTAATGAGGATCATTTCTTTGGTGGAGTGTTGGCAAACTTCCATTCTAAATGATCTGTGTTTGTATAGCTTCTACCACCGGCTACCTCTTCGATGGGTACAACATTAGATATCTCTTTTAGAGCTTCTCCTGTAAGTTTGACCTTAAAAGAGCCAATATTGTTATCCAGGTTCTTCATCTTGGTTGTCCCTAAAAATGTTCAAGGCCAATGTGAATAGTGAGGAACTAAAAGTCAATGTCTCAAGtagctttattttttaaaaggagaTATAAGCAATCATGCATTAGTATCACAATTCCTGCAGAAATTGCAGTGTAAATTGAGCTCTGGATTGTAAAGTTAAAATTGCAAGGGACCATGAAGGGATCTGGCACATAGGATAATACATCCTGCACAACAGATGCAAAGGGATCTGAAATCTAAAGCTACTGTATTTGTACTAAATGAATATGATTGGAAACTTTCAAATTAGTATTCTAACGTACTTGacgaaagagagaagaagatatTGCCGTAAAGCAGAAGTTATAAATACAAATGAATGGACCTAGGCTCTAGCATTCTTCATCCCAACCATGTAATCCAAAAGTTTTTTGGCAGTGGGGGAGAGAAACTAGGAGGGTATAACTGAGAGACAAATATTTCTGTTTACAAAATTGATGAGAAGGGTAATGGAGTAGTTGGGTTTGAGCAAAAAATAGCTACAAATGATCTTGTTCTTAAACTACTTCTTTTTCAGTCACTGCTTCAACCACATCTTTAAGGAATAACCGTCATACAAGCGAACTTTAGACCAATTTAAACTAATCAGGGCTAAAATGTGAAATTCACTCACCAGGTATAGGTACAACATCATCCCCTTGTTCGAGAACCCATGCTATTGCTAGCTGGGCAGGATTGGATTCATGCTTTCTAGCAAGGCTTTCTATCCGAGTATAAATGATCTTGTTCTTGTCCAAATTCTCTCCTTGGTACCGAGGATGATGGTTGGCCTTAAAGAAAAAAGAGCTGGATTCAGTTAAGTGTGGTAATATTTTTGCTCAAAGGCAGAAGTGTTGAAATGCTCTACTATTCTATACCATGGTTCTTAAAATATAGCAAAAAGCATTTACACGAAAAGTTCTTTAAGGAAGAGATTCTTTAAGAAAAAGAATTCATACCATGTGGAATCAAGTGCTTCTAAAGGCAACTGAATAGACATTTTTAAAAGCTAATAAATGGATGGAAAAATATTGGTGAAATTTTATACCAAGCTGCTATTTGTGGGCAAACTTTCCACAACTCCTTTGCCAGCCAAAAAGCCACGACCAAGAGGACTGTATGGAACTATTCCAATTCCAAGTTCCCTGCATGCACAAAAGCATTAAGGCAGTATTGTCATAATTCTAGATAAGATgattataatatattgaaatacAAAATCCACACAAACACACCATCAACACTAGCAATAATCTTATCTATAACTTTCACAATCAACAGATACTGAACAAGTAAGCAGCGCTAGATGGGATTTCTCATATCAAGCATGGATAAACATGTGTTTCAAGTGAAAGCACACGAGACAATTTTCATAAATACTTGAGCTATAGATTGAACAAAACCTTGCCTGCAAAGTGGAATTATCTCTTCCTCGATATCACGAGCCCAGAGTGACCACTCCATTTGTACAGCTGTGATTGGGTGGATAGCATGTGCCCTCCTTATTGTGTCAGGGCTGGCTTCAGATAGACCAATATACTTGACTTTTCCCTCTTCTACCAGTTTCTTAAGTTCACCAATCTACAAACCAATAAGATCCACCTAATGAGTTTTGCCACCTAATGGCTTCAGATAGACCAACATACTTGACGGTTTCAAactgcaaaacaaaaaataagaagcAAAACCACCCATTACAGGAATCTAACTGGAACAGAGAAAAAACTCACTTACAGTTTCTTCTATAGGTACTTTTGTGTCTACCCTGTGCTGATAATACAGATCAATATATTCCACATCAAGGCGCTTCAAGCTAGCCTCACAGCATGAGCGAACATATTCGGGACTACCATTCACAACCATATCAGAAAATACCAGTCTTTCGATGCCAAATTTGGTGGCTATTTGAATTTTCTCTCTTGGCAATTGTTTCAAGGCCTGGaggatatataattttttcagttAATGTCACAAAGTTTTATTGTATTCCTCAAATGTTAACAATTTGCTAACAACAGAACAACATAAAAAcccacaaatttattttttatttactactAAAAATCCTACTTCTTGAGAAGTTAAAAGTAAAAATTGGTAATAAACACCTTCCCAAGCAGAATTTCATTAGTATGAGGCCCGTAAACGTCGGCTGTATCAAAGAAAGTGATTCCCTTACTGAAAGCATACTTTATTACTGAGATTCCATCCTCATCAGAGAGAGGAGAATTGTAGGCTCCACTCAGTCCCATACATCCAAACCCCAACTTTGAGACCTGGgaataaaagaacaaaagaaataagaatTCCAAAGAAATGGACAACATTTAGTCAAAATTAATGAACTGGAGTGACAAAACAGCACCAAAAAGTTATTCCAATAAAGAAAACTATTACTTAGAACCTATTCTGCATCTTGAACATTATGAAAGACTAATATCATGATTTCCAAAACTTGCTAGTGACACCAGGATATATATTTTCACATAAATCTACTAATAGTCTTCCATGATTAGAATTTATTTCTGGTGGTCCAAACATATATTGAGGCTCTTGGTGAAGGAGGAGCTGTTCGTTGATTacagaatttcaaaaaaaaaaaaaaaagaacttagtGTATGCCCATCAAATACATCCAAATTTCTTGGTACTATTGGATACAGAATAATAAGTACCCTATTAAGGACAGCAACTCCACATGATCTCCTTTGATCACAAGAATGTAAAACGAGACTATTAGGACTTAAAACATTCAATAGTTTGACAATCTCAGTCCGTTTAGCaaaatttatatctatataaatcCATCAACACTACTGCTTTTTCATATCTCTTCCCTGAGGTAGATATAATTAAAGCACCTATCTCGGCCATTGCAGGCTCGTGATTTGACCATAGGAAACATTCTTAAAGATTATGCAACTCTTGCTGCAGCCAGCAGTAGGAAGTTCTTCTTGAGGGGCGAATGAGTTTAGCCAAGACTGGTTTATTTTAACACTTCTCTACAAACTTAAACACAATCTCCTCTGTAACTAAATAACTTCGGATGAAATTGGTTCCTAATTTATAGTGCACTCTTCTATGTCTCCAAATGGATATTCTCATAATAGTTGACTTGTACACACGCTGCACTGTCTACAAGAGacttaatttcataaaaataacaatacaaaATCCTGATCACTGAAAGGTAACTTGGCAACTCCCAAAATcagttttaattttctttccacCCTTTCCTTCATTCAAAGATCTGAGATTTCACATTCAAACTCATGGTTAATGAGTAAACTCATGTCTTCCAAAAGCCAATGGCTAGGGATATCAAACTATCATCAGAACTCAGCCATTCAATGGACATGCACATTTGTACATCCCATGGAAATTGAAATTCTTTCTTGTATTATACATTCCATTTTGTTTCATCATTCAGACTAATTCTGTTTAAGAAAATGAATGTTATTGTTGATGGTACAGGATCAGCTTTCAGATATCAGTGAATGGCAtccatttgacattttttatgtCAAATGCATGATAGATTGGTCTCAAATTCACTTGGCTACCATTGTTTTAAGAAAGGTAAATTTTGCAGCACATGTTCATGCTGATTTTGGACCAGAAAGAAATACATGTTTACCAACCAGTCCCATCAATTCTTGTGTCACAATGTCATTATCTCACCGTATGGGACACACCACTATTACAATAGAAGAATTTACAAtagaaaagtaaaacaaaatggaacaaaatattatacaaaatgCAGAAAGAAGGATTCACATAGTTTTTCACCATTTGAAACCATTTATATGTATGTGTCTACACGCATTAATATATCATTTTCACAATCACAGACCACCTCAACCAAATAAAAACTTGGAAAGTTTGTCCATCAAAGACCATCTCAACCAGATAAAAAGTGTCAAAAAACTATTCAATACTGCCAGGTCCAATAAATCAAAAATTCCAAGAAGCTAATCACAATATGATCGATAGCAGAATTGTCATCATTAGTCTAAAAAGCTTTCAAAAATTCTTGGGACTTTAGAGTCTCTAACTATGCAGATTGGTATTCAAAGAAGAGATATGTTTTAACTATAAAGAgatcctataaaaataaatccataaattGACATTAAATGGTACGTTAGATTGTATAGATACTTTTATGGTAAGTAAATCTAACGTATGATAAGAGCATTGGCTTTGGTATCTCCATATGCAAATgcaaacacatatttatacaaTTAGACTCTTAATTTGACTGAATTGGATTATGCATATCTAAAATTTTACATCGTTATGAACAGTATTTCAACAACTTTGAAGATGCACTATTCACTCCTCAAATACCATGTtactaattttttctctttcctcccaatctctctctcacaaacATTTTCTCTTCTCCATCCCTCAACAACATTACAGAACCTTCATATTTGTTTcattattatactatattatattttttttatcattttattatatttttaatataatatacaaaatttataattttttattattatatttgtattattaatgTCAAATGCATGTAGTAGAtgctaattttaaaatatatatataaaaaaataatataataaaaaaatattttcttattattttgattaaaaaatgtataatctAATgtgggatatttttttttttaatggcaaaggcaattttcaaaatatatgattttgcaTTTGCATGAAGAGGAACCGATGCTACTGCTCTAGACAAGGGTTATACGTGCCCAGCAGCCCGATGGAGCGGTTAAAGTCATTTTTAGAGAGGATTAGGTTTTTTTAGGCCAATAAGGGAGGATTACCGCCCCGGGCCGTCCAGCTGCCAAACGTCAACACACGCCCCTACAGGATGCTGCTTAGATGCCGATCTACAAACCCACTGGATCGTGGTGCCAGGCAGAGTGGGGCGTAGCTCGCACGCGCGGGACGAAGCTTGGGCTCCCTACGGCGAGTGGACCTCACGCGCCACCACGGGCTACCTTCAGAGGATTATCTCGATCTTTTTTTTGGATCCTCAGGTTTCGGTTGTCAGCTTCCGGGTGGCGGTTTTCCTCCCAGGTTTCTTTTTGAGCCCGGCACGGCCGCTGTTTTGCCAGTAGATTTGTTTttcggtttttcttttatcgGCATCCGGTTTCCCTTTGTTGTTCGCTTTCGGTGTCTGGTTTTTGTGCCCTGCATCGCCAGTGGTTGTGCTTGGTTTTGTGTAGCAGTTGTTGGTGTTGTTGCACGGCTCTGCTGCTGTGTTTTTGATGTTTCTTTGTTCTACCCTTTTCAGGTGGAGTTCACGGTGAGGTGAGGTGCTGTTGGGCGGCCTCAATCTGAGGCAAAGTGCTTAGAGTGGCGGTCGATGCTACGACCGGTGGTCGTACGATCGGCCTTCATTGGGAGGTTTCTGTGGTCCGTACGCAAGATGGGTGCTCGTGTCGTTGGGCTCGTTATGCCGATTGCCTGTGGAGGGTGTGCTGCCGGAGCCCTACCGTGCTCgtggttgtgttttatttatgtttttatgtttttgttggtttcttgttttgtgggttttttgttgtttttagttttagtaTGGGTCTATCCTATTGAACTATTTGTTCGTGGTGCTTGTCTCTGCATTCTGCCTCCCTGGAGGTTAGAGGAGCTATCTAGTTTCTGATTATACAGAgcgtttactttttttttttaaagtcttaGAAGTTTAAGGCAATGTCCGTCACTTTATGTACGGaaaagctcctgagcagttgcgttaatTGATTTTATAGTCTGATTCTCCTGACTTATAAGTCAcatttgtaacttcgtttaccgaataaatgcaataaaacatttttctataaaaaaaaaaagaaaaaaaaaaaagtcatttttagaAAGAGAAACTCTCACTTCTCTCTAAAGATCTAAACAACAAATCCCCAAGCAGGAGGGGGGAGCCTTGgattctccctccctccctccaagtttatttcctttctagtCTTGTTTACTGTTTCTAGCTTTCATATTTCGTTTGTTATGTTTCGGTGTTAGTAAATAAGGCATCTGGGGGTTGAGCTTATGTGGCTTAATGGCAAGGTGCTTGTCTCTAAGGCTATAGTGCCAGGGTTGAGGGTAAGGAACCAATCTCCTCTGTTTCAGAAACCAGAGAACAGAGTATCCAACCTCTCTGGGTGTGGACCACGGCGTGCGAAATGTTGCGTTGCAACATGGAGAAACACTGGAGACGTGCATGGAGATGGAAAGAAGAGGATGTTTGCCTTGAGCCGTCGTGCATGCATCACGATCCGTCGCTAGCCCTCAGCGATTTCACAGGTTCAATAAGCTTGAAGAAGTATGAGGTGTAGTCCGTTTGGAATCAAATGCGATCTGTGCTTGCGTTGACAGAGGAGCTCACTAGTGCAACCCGTGAGCTTGGAATCAAACTTCAAAACTTGGAACTCAAATGGTGCAGTCCGTGAGTTTCAGTCTTTTGCAACTCTGCGTTCGGCAAAAAGGAGCTCACTGGTGCAGTCCGTTTTGCTACTTACGGGCTTGGAGCTCACAGAGCAGAAGGTGGTGGTGACCCATGGTTTATTGCCGTGCTTGGAATCAAGCCGTGAGATATGGGGGAGAACTGCGCCTGAGTTTTGCAACGGCTGAGCTTTGGGCCTTGGGAGGCAGGGCGCTGAACGGAGAGGGAGCATACGAACGTTGAGTCCCACGGTTGCTTGCTGTAGGAGAACATGGGTGTTTGTCGGGCACTCACAGACAAAAAGATAGTGGGCAGGCGATGTGGGCTAGATGACAACCTGACAGTGGGCAGACGGCGTGGGCTAGATGACAGCGGAAATGATGGGCAAAGTTTGTCCATATTGATAGCCTGTTGGAAGCCATAGTGTTTtttgaatgtttgaatgttttatcgtcttattataatatttgtttttgtacGTTTTacttagtaaaaataaataaaaataagttattgGACTTCGTCCATAATAAGCTTTTCACTCTCCTCCATTAAAAAAGGGGGGTTTTCTCAGGTTATTTTCCCATTCTCCAAAAGAGGTGGGGGTTGGATAAGGAGGTTATTTTCCCATTCTCCAAAGGAGGTGGGGGGTTGGATGTGTTTATCATACCAGTTGAGatgaatatttttgttatttataaaatcttACATTTCAGAAGATTTTGTCATTGAAAAGTTTATTAGAAATTATGACaacatatatcataaaaaaatttgtgtaGAGAAATTTTTAATAGATGAGTAGTTTAGCTTGtaatcaaaattttcttcttgtatTTATTAATAAGCTGTAACtttcttcataaaaaaattgaaatctattttttttttttttaaaaaaatgctaatGCTCTAAAAAGctacataaatttataaatctacttttataaaaattattagatggCTTTAACAATTCTCAAATGCAAGATACAAGTGGAACATTATTGAACAATAAAATCGGAAAGAGTATGCAAGGACTGAAATCGGGAGTTACCTCAAGACCTTGATTGCCCAGTTTCACCCTTGGAATTTGTACTTCATTTCCTTGTGCCATGTTTTCAGAACTTGTGTTTCTCTCCTCAAGATTTGTGTCTCAAACGTCTgtgtatatatagagagagggagagagagagagcgagagagagcaGGAGTGAAATCACTCCAATTGTTTTTTCTTATCCAGATTCCCTTTCGTCGTTGTTTATGTGTCTTGGCTTTTACTGGGCTCGTTGATTGTGCCAGCACGTGATTAGCACGTCGGGAATTACCTTGTGATCACGTTTCTACCTTGAAATTGTGGCTGATTTTATGCCAGCAAGGGCTGCCACTTTTCAGCCTCTCTTTCGTCATCGACTATGTCATTACcatcttttcaatttttgttttgtgtttaattttctgTTTTGCTTAAAAAATTTAGCAACTTGGTGTTTCGTTTGTAGCAAAGTTTTAGGCATAAAGAGCGAAGTCCTCCTcgccaaaacttagaaaatgaGTCCGACGATAATACTTAAGagaaattttcagatttttcaagagaaaaGAATTCCAAGAAATTTTAAGCTGTtttaagcaaaaaataaaaataaaaaatattttaactaaacaaaaattatataaaaataaattataaattaacgtgacttgatatgatatattaaattataatattatttttattataaaataaatctaacaatcttataaaattatattttataagtttacttttatataatttatttgtacaTGTCACAATTCTAAAAAGCATTCCACATTCCATCTTTGAGAGGAagtttcatcttccaaatttctTTCATCTCTTGGTTAGCATTTATTTTCAcgacaaaaaataaacatacactaaaattatttaaatatataaaaataattgaaatattttcttttatacaaGTGGGGGATCGATCCCTGGCTGTCACACTGAGAAACCCTAATTTCCACTTGATTAATTCACTAAAAGTTTGTTAAggtaaacataaaaaatacatagaaCTATTTTCTACCTTTCTTTGTACAAATTTAATTGGCAATatagtataaatgcataatgttatatatagttctAAAATATGCAGTCTCTGTGTACTCCTTCTAAAAAATGAGGGGTcgacatgaaaaaaataattttttcgtGTTGGTAATAGATTTTTGgtactatttttcaaatgaaatatgCAGGAATTACATATTCTAgtactgtaaatattatttttcaataaaaataaacctacaaatagaataaagaaaactaAGCAACATACAAGCAAGATCCAAGATTTTTACATGAGAAACCCTCGAATGCAAAGGATAAACCATAGGACCTAGTCTCTAGATCTTCTTAACTAATATTCTAGAGGTGGTTCCAAAAGAGATTGTTTTGCTTCTTGTTCTAATCTCATATCATTAATTCAGGTACACCACTTTCAACAATATCAACTTGTTCTCCTAATACATCTCCCCTATGTTCATCATCCATCACAAGAGAAAGAAATCTAAATCCATATCAATAAAGTTCTTCATTGAAAGACTTAAGACTCGCTTGGATACAAGAATATCTCAgaatatctataaataatagtaaaatagtttgtgaatagtagtgaaatagtttgagttaagatattttattagattttgaaaaattagagagaaaatgttgaataaaaatattataaaattaaaaggttgttggaatataatcttttattattatttttattttgaaatttgaaaaagttatagtgttttttgtgttttgttggaaagtttaaaaaagttgtaatgattaaataataattagctagatgaaaaagtttagatgtgaaattgaaaagtgttttaagtttgagtaatatttgaaaatgaaaccTTGCTAAGTTTGGCATTCATAATGAAGCTCACCACCAAGACTTTTGGCATTCATAGTGTAAACATTAAGTGTGAAATAAGTTAAGAATATCACAATTTCTAGTTGgagaaaatttatgaaaagaaatttttcGTTGTTTTCCTACAAGACATTAGTTGTGTAACTATTATATTGGATAGGATTTGTTTCTTTGCAAAAATCTAAAGTCCCTTCTCACtaatgtgaccaagccttttaTGCTATAGCTAAGTCAAGATTTCATTCTTAGCAACAATAACGTCCCCATTGATCAACCATGcatcttttttgtaaaaagtgtTGGTTTTCTTCACGTTGCTAGACTATAAGAAACCTTGCTAATTTTCTACTTTCCACCTCCAATGTGATTATGATAGCCTTCATCATCCAATTTTTTAGTTGAAGTCAAATTAAAATGTATATTAGGATCGAACGTGCTTGTCAT
This genomic window from Carya illinoinensis cultivar Pawnee chromosome 7, C.illinoinensisPawnee_v1, whole genome shotgun sequence contains:
- the LOC122315965 gene encoding probable aldo-keto reductase 1 isoform X2, whose product is MAQGNEVQIPRVKLGNQGLEVSKLGFGCMGLSGAYNSPLSDEDGISVIKYAFSKGITFFDTADVYGPHTNEILLGKALKQLPREKIQIATKFGIERLVFSDMVVNGSPEYVRSCCEASLKRLDVEYIDLYYQHRVDTKVPIEETIGELKKLVEEGKVKYIGLSEASPDTIRRAHAIHPITAVQMEWSLWARDIEEEIIPLCRELGIGIVPYSPLGRGFLAGKGVVESLPTNSSLANHHPRYQGENLDKNKIIYTRIESLARKHESNPAQLAIAWVLEQGDDVVPIPGTTKMKNLDNNIGSFKVKLTGEALKEISNVVPIEEVAGGRSYTNTDHLEWKFANTPPKK
- the LOC122315965 gene encoding probable aldo-keto reductase 1 isoform X1; the encoded protein is MHVSSVSPCCNATFRTPWSTPREVSKLGFGCMGLSGAYNSPLSDEDGISVIKYAFSKGITFFDTADVYGPHTNEILLGKALKQLPREKIQIATKFGIERLVFSDMVVNGSPEYVRSCCEASLKRLDVEYIDLYYQHRVDTKVPIEETIGELKKLVEEGKVKYIGLSEASPDTIRRAHAIHPITAVQMEWSLWARDIEEEIIPLCRELGIGIVPYSPLGRGFLAGKGVVESLPTNSSLANHHPRYQGENLDKNKIIYTRIESLARKHESNPAQLAIAWVLEQGDDVVPIPGTTKMKNLDNNIGSFKVKLTGEALKEISNVVPIEEVAGGRSYTNTDHLEWKFANTPPKK